From one Magnetofaba australis IT-1 genomic stretch:
- a CDS encoding LPS-assembly protein LptD: protein MRKAQQQDRGVRRAPGMLSVSWLVLAAAAACAGPVLAREQLTELAKTPVELEADELDLDRSDGKVSARGEVRIVQEGILDLQADSATYDLTAQKLNARGMIRITRKGAVFQGDAIELDVANDAGEVENARIDMPGPGGRATASAAQLHNAKRMTLKDATFTNCDCEDPPWYISASKIEVDDEKNSVSARDVTLRLGGVPIAYTPWWTQPLRKERKSGFLTPSFQVSDSTGYELDLPYYWNIAPDRDATLTLHPTTRRGVMGKVQYRYKGQNYHGELETHGIHDTELEMFRGLLVFDHQHAMGPWRLESHVAASRTNDFLVDFEQDLLDPNTRHLQSSLSAKRLMARRGGHTAIEAGVNWFQDLTVDTNRDTVQQLPYVALSDSRLLPGMTRRLRLESGARLDHFYQMSGDRAQRGDLSAKLRYTQPLHIGRISLAAGGEETAYWTQRGPVQAGGNDEDDFNNRIASMLSARLDLNLSRNYEWGNGGALRHAIEPTVQYVLNAATDQSIIPNYDSRSPVTATDDTLRAFNATNLFAENQFAGIDRISSGQWISYGVTQRFTGRRSADGPVENLATFTIGQRWAPAGDRDYQDGNSVSDIVADLSLNISDQWSVEADTRFDPHKKLLEVADTEVIYRWDEGQAALGYQVNRPETTEVNRDVTFNSSWRFAKEWKWEQEAGYSMEHRNLKSWRTGLTYIHDCWNLKVVGGRRLSADANTHEGGYMGVVLSFEGLGSFGVN from the coding sequence ATGCGCAAGGCACAACAACAGGATCGCGGCGTTCGACGCGCGCCGGGAATGCTCTCAGTCTCCTGGCTGGTTTTGGCCGCGGCGGCCGCCTGCGCCGGGCCGGTGCTGGCCCGCGAGCAGCTCACCGAGCTGGCCAAAACCCCGGTGGAGCTGGAGGCCGACGAACTGGATCTGGATCGCAGCGACGGCAAGGTCAGCGCCCGCGGCGAAGTGCGCATCGTGCAGGAGGGGATTCTCGACCTCCAAGCCGACTCCGCCACCTATGACTTGACCGCGCAGAAGCTCAACGCCCGCGGCATGATCCGCATCACCCGCAAAGGCGCGGTGTTCCAGGGCGACGCCATCGAACTGGATGTGGCCAATGACGCCGGTGAAGTGGAGAATGCGCGCATCGACATGCCCGGGCCGGGCGGTCGCGCCACCGCCTCGGCGGCGCAGCTGCACAACGCCAAGCGCATGACTCTCAAGGACGCCACCTTCACCAACTGCGACTGCGAAGATCCGCCCTGGTACATCAGCGCCAGCAAAATTGAGGTGGATGACGAGAAGAACTCGGTCAGCGCCCGCGACGTCACCCTGCGTCTGGGTGGCGTGCCCATCGCCTATACGCCGTGGTGGACCCAGCCGCTGCGCAAAGAGCGCAAGAGCGGCTTCCTGACCCCCTCGTTCCAGGTCAGCGACTCCACCGGTTATGAGCTGGATCTGCCCTATTACTGGAATATCGCTCCCGACCGCGACGCCACTCTGACTCTGCACCCCACCACCCGACGCGGCGTGATGGGTAAGGTGCAATATCGCTACAAGGGGCAGAACTACCACGGCGAGTTGGAGACCCACGGCATCCACGACACCGAGTTGGAGATGTTCCGCGGTCTGTTGGTGTTCGACCATCAGCACGCCATGGGACCGTGGCGTTTGGAGTCCCATGTGGCCGCCAGCCGCACCAACGACTTCCTGGTCGACTTCGAACAGGATCTGCTGGACCCCAACACCCGCCACTTGCAATCGAGCTTGAGCGCCAAGCGTCTGATGGCGCGTCGCGGCGGACACACCGCCATTGAAGCGGGGGTCAACTGGTTCCAGGATCTGACCGTGGACACCAATCGCGACACTGTGCAGCAGTTGCCCTATGTGGCGCTGAGCGACTCGCGCCTGCTGCCGGGGATGACCCGTCGCCTGCGTCTGGAGAGCGGCGCGCGTCTGGACCACTTCTATCAGATGTCCGGCGACCGCGCCCAACGCGGCGATCTATCCGCCAAACTGCGCTACACCCAGCCGCTACACATTGGCCGTATCTCGCTGGCCGCTGGCGGCGAGGAGACCGCTTACTGGACTCAGCGCGGACCGGTGCAGGCGGGCGGCAATGACGAGGACGACTTCAACAACCGCATCGCCTCCATGCTCAGCGCGCGTTTGGATCTGAACCTGTCGCGCAACTATGAGTGGGGCAACGGCGGCGCGCTGCGTCACGCCATTGAGCCAACCGTGCAGTACGTGCTCAACGCCGCTACCGACCAGAGCATCATTCCCAACTACGATTCGCGCTCGCCGGTGACCGCCACCGATGACACCCTGCGCGCCTTCAACGCCACCAATCTGTTTGCTGAGAACCAGTTCGCCGGCATCGACCGCATTAGCTCCGGTCAGTGGATCAGCTACGGCGTCACCCAACGCTTCACCGGACGTCGCAGCGCCGACGGTCCGGTGGAGAACCTGGCCACCTTCACCATCGGTCAACGCTGGGCGCCGGCGGGCGATCGTGACTATCAGGATGGCAACTCCGTCTCTGACATCGTCGCCGACCTGTCGCTCAACATCTCCGATCAGTGGAGCGTAGAGGCCGACACCCGCTTCGATCCGCACAAGAAGTTGCTGGAAGTGGCCGATACCGAGGTGATCTATCGCTGGGATGAGGGGCAGGCGGCGTTGGGTTATCAGGTCAACCGTCCCGAAACCACTGAGGTCAACCGCGACGTCACTTTCAACAGCTCCTGGCGTTTCGCCAAGGAGTGGAAGTGGGAGCAGGAGGCGGGCTACTCCATGGAGCACCGCAACCTCAAGAGCTGGCGCACCGGCCTGACCTATATTCATGACTGCTGGAACCTCAAAGTCGTGGGGGGGCGTCGTCTGTCGGCGGACGCCAACACCCACGAAGGCGGCTATATGGGCGTGGTGCTGTCGTTTGAGGGCCTGGGCTCGTTTGGCGTGAATTGA
- a CDS encoding bifunctional folylpolyglutamate synthase/dihydrofolate synthase — MEPSGSERLIRPGLERVVALLDALGGPQRSLRHVVHVAGTNGKGSVLAFLEAILKAAGIPSGVYTSPHLHRFNERIRVAGAPIDDAALDRYLAAVRRADPNELATYFEQATAAALLHFADWAALRPGGAPAPVLLETGLGGRLDATNVFPAPLLTAITPIALDHADYLGQTIEAVAAEKAGILKAGVTAVVHPGSLAARNVIAAQAEAAGAPLWLAQRDYRYDMAFEAHSWRYEDAFGQLVLPRPGLVGQHQMHNAAQAVAMARLLRANQGWRLPNEAVCEAVAQAQWPGRLQRIATEPEVWLDGAHNAHAAQAAAAFFAETPGRKPTLLFAVMSDKDLPSIIDAWRDGVEAVVCVGLDDARALDPHRCANTWRAAGVPAHEAPDIPAGLALARDLTGHGGRVAATGSLYLVGALLSAL; from the coding sequence ATGGAGCCCTCAGGTTCCGAACGGTTGATTCGCCCGGGGCTGGAGCGGGTGGTTGCGTTGTTGGATGCGCTGGGCGGCCCCCAGCGTTCGCTGCGCCACGTGGTGCATGTGGCGGGCACCAACGGCAAAGGCTCGGTGCTGGCGTTTCTGGAGGCGATTCTCAAGGCTGCGGGCATTCCCAGCGGCGTTTACACCTCGCCGCATCTGCACCGTTTCAACGAACGCATTCGCGTGGCGGGCGCGCCCATTGACGATGCGGCGTTGGATCGCTATCTGGCCGCAGTCAGACGCGCCGACCCCAATGAGTTGGCGACCTATTTTGAACAGGCCACTGCCGCTGCGCTGTTGCACTTTGCCGATTGGGCCGCATTGCGACCGGGCGGCGCGCCTGCGCCGGTGTTGCTGGAGACCGGCTTAGGCGGGCGTTTGGACGCTACCAACGTCTTTCCTGCGCCGCTGCTCACCGCCATTACGCCCATCGCTTTGGATCACGCCGACTATCTGGGCCAAACCATCGAAGCCGTTGCCGCTGAAAAGGCGGGAATCCTCAAGGCGGGCGTAACCGCTGTTGTCCACCCCGGTTCATTGGCGGCGCGCAATGTCATCGCCGCCCAGGCCGAGGCGGCGGGCGCGCCGCTGTGGTTGGCGCAACGGGACTATCGCTACGACATGGCGTTCGAAGCGCACAGTTGGCGCTACGAGGATGCTTTCGGGCAGTTGGTGTTGCCGCGGCCAGGGTTGGTTGGACAGCATCAGATGCACAACGCCGCCCAAGCCGTGGCCATGGCGCGACTGCTGCGCGCCAATCAAGGCTGGCGTCTGCCCAACGAGGCGGTGTGCGAGGCGGTGGCGCAGGCGCAGTGGCCGGGACGTCTGCAGCGCATCGCCACAGAGCCCGAAGTGTGGCTGGACGGCGCCCATAACGCCCACGCGGCGCAGGCTGCAGCCGCCTTCTTTGCCGAAACGCCGGGACGCAAACCCACGCTGCTGTTTGCGGTGATGTCAGATAAGGATCTGCCCAGCATCATCGACGCTTGGCGCGATGGGGTGGAGGCGGTGGTGTGTGTGGGGTTGGATGACGCGCGGGCGTTGGATCCGCATCGCTGCGCCAACACCTGGCGCGCAGCGGGCGTACCCGCCCATGAAGCGCCCGACATTCCAGCCGGGCTGGCGCTGGCGCGGGATTTGACCGGTCATGGGGGTCGCGTGGCGGCGACGGGTTCGCTATATCTGGTGGGAGCGCTGCTCAGTGCGTTATAA
- a CDS encoding peptidylprolyl isomerase: MKLRVTVWMALLWLLTSAAWAGEPLDRVAAVVEGEVITASEVRAKAGPILERLNASGSPANPARIYNRVLDSLIMRILQRNKAKQFGIVASDRDVMKMAAGIARKNGVSPQDMPKIVAQQGGDWEDYLNQLRDDMIKTQLLRRVIRPLVSVSEEELRDLYESAKESDEGAEERRVGQILIALDERAPELEVEKAYNRAEELAQQLRDGGSLATLASQHSDDPSGLNGGDMGWFKRGELLPEMERALFELTKGEISKPLRSPQGFHVFKLLDVRRDKSAHAKPAQQKVHASHILIKLERDASEAEVEAALQQIQAIRQKIVDGANFAQMAKEVSEGPSGANGGDLGFFGKGEMTPPFEQAAFALEVGQVSEPVRTEFGWHLILVEERQSIDGDSFEAQRDALRRRLLEARTKARFSQWLRDLRLRAYVEKY; this comes from the coding sequence ATGAAATTGCGCGTAACGGTCTGGATGGCGCTGCTATGGCTCTTGACCTCCGCCGCCTGGGCGGGCGAACCGCTGGACCGCGTAGCCGCGGTGGTGGAGGGGGAGGTGATCACTGCTTCGGAGGTGCGCGCCAAGGCGGGCCCGATTCTGGAGCGGTTGAACGCTTCGGGCAGTCCGGCCAATCCGGCGCGTATCTACAATCGCGTGCTCGACAGCTTGATCATGCGCATCCTGCAGCGCAACAAAGCCAAACAGTTCGGCATTGTCGCCAGTGATCGCGACGTGATGAAGATGGCCGCAGGCATCGCGCGTAAAAATGGCGTTTCGCCGCAGGATATGCCGAAAATCGTCGCCCAGCAGGGTGGTGATTGGGAGGACTATCTGAACCAGCTACGCGACGACATGATCAAAACGCAGCTGCTGCGGCGGGTGATCCGCCCGCTGGTGTCGGTCTCCGAGGAGGAGTTGCGCGATCTGTATGAGAGCGCCAAAGAGAGTGATGAGGGCGCCGAGGAGCGCCGCGTGGGGCAGATCCTCATCGCGCTGGATGAGCGCGCGCCGGAGCTGGAGGTGGAGAAGGCCTACAATCGCGCCGAGGAGCTGGCCCAGCAACTGCGTGATGGCGGCTCTCTGGCCACACTGGCCAGCCAGCACTCCGATGATCCCAGCGGTTTGAACGGCGGCGATATGGGCTGGTTCAAACGTGGCGAGTTGCTGCCGGAGATGGAGCGTGCGCTGTTCGAGCTGACAAAGGGAGAGATCAGTAAACCGCTGCGTTCTCCCCAGGGGTTTCATGTGTTCAAACTGCTGGATGTGCGGCGCGATAAGAGCGCCCATGCCAAACCGGCCCAACAGAAAGTCCATGCGAGCCATATTCTGATCAAACTGGAGCGCGACGCCTCTGAGGCCGAGGTGGAGGCGGCGTTGCAACAGATTCAAGCGATTCGCCAGAAGATCGTCGACGGAGCCAACTTCGCGCAGATGGCCAAAGAGGTCAGCGAAGGGCCTTCCGGCGCCAATGGCGGCGACTTGGGCTTCTTCGGCAAAGGCGAGATGACGCCCCCGTTTGAGCAGGCGGCGTTTGCGCTGGAGGTGGGCCAGGTCAGTGAGCCGGTGCGCACCGAATTTGGTTGGCATCTGATTCTGGTGGAGGAGCGTCAGAGCATCGATGGCGACTCCTTCGAGGCCCAGCGTGACGCGCTGCGTCGGCGTCTGCTGGAGGCCCGCACCAAGGCGCGCTTCTCCCAGTGGCTGCGGGATCTGCGCTTGCGCGCCTATGTGGAGAAGTATTAA